In Malassezia restricta chromosome VII, complete sequence, the sequence gctggctAAGGGCAGCAAGACACCATACGCACCAGACCACACGCCACGCTGGGGCCTCCAGCTTCTTCGCTCGCCCAAAGCCTTTTACGGTGACAAGCGCGTGAGGCAGGCCGAATGGGACGTGACAGAAGTGCGCGATGGACGTGCTGTGACGACCGGTGCAACGGAAACGACGCCTGCTGATCTCGTTCTGGCCAGCGTCGGATACCGATCACAGCCGCTTGCCGGCACGTTGCCGCCACCCGTGCCATTCGACTCTCAGCGGCACATTATTCCCAATGAGCGCCGACGTGTCATTCGCGATGGCCAGCCAGTGCCCGGCATGTACGTTTCTGGTTGGCTTGCGACGGGGCCTGTGGGCATCAtcgtgtcgacgatgcTGGATGCTTTCGGCGTCGCAGACGAAATGCTGACAGACTGGCATGCGCCGGACGGCAAGACACGCACACTGTGCGCGTCTGTCGGAGAAaaggaggcgctgcgtggcaCACCGGAGGCTCTACGTGGCCAGCAGGTCGTGTCGTACGCCGACTGGCTGCGAATCGATgccgctgagcgcgagcgcggtCAGGCACTCGGCAAGCCGCGTGAAAAGTTTGTACATGTGCAAGATATGCTGCAAGTGCTATGATACAAGGGGACGAAAGAGCACTTGGATGGTATAGGTCTTGTCGACGTGGTTCCAGTGACTCCAGGTACatggctcgtcgtgctgctccGGCAGTGGTGTGCCAGGCAAAATGATGGTATGTGAGCGATCAATTTCGCGGCTTTGCAGCTTGAAGGCAATCGTCTCGTATGGCTCTGCGGCCACGAGGAGATACTGCCAAGCTCGATTCGGCGCCTctttgcgctgctcgaAGCTACTCATAAATCGGTGGAGTGGCACGACACCGTCCTTGATTTCCGGTAAGTGGACCTCGAACAGCAGGCCTACACGGCCCTCCGTGTCAGGCGTGGACGGCTCACGAATCTTGGTAATCTTGTAGCCTGGACGACCAATCTTGACAAAGGTCTTTTTCGGCATCTCGGGCGCAGGGGCAAGAAGGGCCGTCGCAGCCTTTTGGCCGTGCACGTCGTTAGAGCGTGCATCcatcgcggcgcggcgctgcaaATTCGTCTGGTGCTTCTTGCCCTGGGTATGTGCGAGGTAGGAGCCCTCATTCGCATGCATCGTCAAGCACAGTCGACACTCCAAGCTGCCAAGATGGTTCCTTAGAATGTATGGATCCTTAGATACGTCGATCGTCTCCAtcgcgaggcggcggagTCGCTCGCGACGGTCCCTtgccgcgtcgctcgcACTGGCGAGACCCGCGCCCTTGTTGCCTGCACGGTCCTGAAAGTCCATAAGGAAGCcaggacgacgacctgTGACATCACGTGGAGGCACACGCCATCCCATCTCGGCCGAGATGCAGATGCGTGCGGGCAGCGGTAGGGAGCGCGCTCGAGTTGGCCGGAGGGCCTTGTTGTGGGTCGAGGCGCCTGTTTGTTTCTCATCCTTACAGCGATGGCAGCTGTCGACGGGTTGTCCACGATGACAACAACGACTACTGAGCCTATCGGTATGTGTTGTCAGCTAACATGAAGGCATTTCGAATCTCCCGAATCAGCGCCACCGCATTGCCTCGCGCCGGACGGCCAACTTTACCCTCATGGTGGTCGGTGAGAGTGGCACGGGCAAGACAACGCGTACGTACGATAATCTCACACACAGTCATCAACACACTCTTTCGCACTGAGCTTGCACCCGGAACGAACTATGCGCAGCGCCATatgacgcagctcgacaaGGCTGTCGAGGTCGATGTGATCCGTGCCGAGTTGGAGGAAAAGCAGTTCCGTGTGAACCTCACGATTGTCGACACGCCCGGCTTTGGCGACTATGTGAATAACCGCGACTGCTGGGTCCCGCTCATCGACTTTATTGACGACCAGCACGAGTCGTACCTGCGTCAGGAGCAGCAGCCCGACCGCAGCCACCTCATCGACACCCGTGTGCATGCATGCCTGTACTTTATTGCGCCAACGGGCCATACGCTCAAGCCGCTCGATATCGAGGTTATGAAGCGCCTCTCTCAGCGTGTCAATCTGATCCCCGTGATCGCCAAAGCCGACACACTCACGCggcgcgacttggccgtcTTTAaggagcgcatccgcaACGTGATCCACACGCATGGTATCTCGGTGTTTGCCCCAcccgtcgacgccatcgacgaggcaagtgccgagcatgcgcgggcgctcatgtcgtccatgccgtTCAGCATTATCGGCAGCACCCaggacgtgcgcacgcacgatggacgcgtcgtccgtgGCCGTGAATATCTTTGGGGTGTGGCCGAGGTCGAAAACGAGCACCACTGCGACTTTAAAAAGCTGCGCTCCCTCCTGATCCGAacgcacatgctcgactTGATTACCAACACCGAGGACTTCCACTACGAAAACTACCGCCAGACACAGATGGAGACGCGCAAGTACGgcgagccgcgcgtcaAGAGGTTTGAAAACCCACGCTTCaaggaggaagaagaggcgCTCCGCCGCAAGTTTACGGACCAGGTCAAGCTCGAGGAAGGCCGCTTCCGCCAGTGGGAGCAGCACCTCATTGCCGAGCGCGATCGTCTCAACAAGGACCTCGAAACGGCTCACAGCGCtatcaagcagctcgagtcGGAGATTGAGAGCATGCAGATggccgcgcgcacgcagaGGAGGTAAGCTCACACATTTTCATCTAGTTCCTGTGCTATCTGGGACTGTCGTAGAAGCATATCATCTTCTAGCTCGAGCTCCAGGGCCATGGTTGCCGCCTCGCTGTCGTCGTTCCACAAATCGTCCGAGGGCGGCTCCTTGACCGGCGCAGCTTTCGGGGGCGGCCGCGTCGGGCCGTCATCGGGTGCGGGTCGCTTCATGCTGGGGCCGCGGTACAAGTCGCGCGGCTGGAGCGGAGGCCGCGCAGGCGTCGACATCCGGGCGAGTTGGGTGGTATAGTGCTGGTCGTACAGGCAGTTGCCCAGGAGACGCCCGAACGTCTTGAGCCCACGCTTGATCGAGTCAGTGATCGCTTCCTTCTTGCATTTttcgagcgccgcatgcttgccacgcacgccctcGGCGTGTCCATAGCCGACATCTTCATGGTACGCGCCGTCCTGCAGCGTGATTCGCACAATCGCACTGACGCCACACTGGCATCGCCCCGTCTCAGCCTGGACATCCAAAAAGTCCACATCCAGGCTTCTGACGCTCGTGGACCAACCATTGAAGCCAAATACTTCGTTAGCGAGatccacgacgcgccatcCCTCAATGTACGTCAGCTTGCGCCCACCACCTCCCGGACCTGGCCGCTGGCTCAGAAATTCAGGCCCCAGTCGTTGATTTAAGACGGCTTGCATCGCCGCAAGACGCGTCGCACTCCAGCGCGAGAGTTGGGTTGCCTCGTCTTCTCTCCCGCCTTTGGATGCAcggtcgtcgtccatgagGGATCGtaggacgcgcgtcgcgccaCGTGTATACGACTCCACCTGCGCCATGGCACCTACATATACGCCTAACCAAACTTGACGTAGAGAATAAAGAGAAAGAGGAGCACCAGCGCGCCGATCCTGCACGGTCAGCCATGCATACGTACGGAGCGTATTTGCGAATCATAGCATCGACGTTGATTTttcgcgccgcgcggcggtACTTGAGCGACTCGTCACGCAGCGACGAGGAGAGCGTCGACATGTCTGCACGCGTCAGTCAGGGCGCACGTACGATCAAGACTATCACCACGCCATAACAAGTCTTCCATGTTCTTTGTCATGATCTTTTGCACATCCTGCAGATCCTCGTTGAGCTTGTCGAGATGGGAGCCAGCCGTCGACTCGGCCGTGCGACTATCCGCATACAGCcgcttcgtgcgctgcatgaaTGTATCAAACGCGACGAAAGCGTACGGACGtagcgtgcgctgcaggatCTGTCGGCCATAGCTCATCTCGAATTCACGCgcgagctcatcgaggTACGAGAACGCCAGCTTGCGTGGATATGAGGCCTCTGTAATGGTCAGATACACTACCGACGACGGGTCACTGGGCGGCGGGTGCACGAGGTAGTGCAGCGACATGGGGCCACTATCgatgctgcatcgcgtctCAGACGACGGCGTCAGTTTTCGGAAAATGAGCTTAGCTTGCTGCTTGTACTGCGTCAGATCAGGGCCCTGCACATCGTCCACACTCTGTGCGAGCGGCAGCGAATCCGACACACGCGCAATGTGCGTCGACAAGACCATGGCGGTGTTGGCCAACGAGGGCGTTGCGGGCGCCCCTCCATTTTCGACCACGTGGCGCAACGCTCGCATGTCGTGCCCGgtgccaaggcgcgccgtTTCTGCCTGCTGCGCTATGGGGGACGAGTTCGAATCGTCTGCCGACGGCATGCCGTCGTTCTCGCGGCTCTATTTAGATCTGCGTGGCGTGTGCTTCGTCATTGACCGGGACACGCTGATGAGTCTGCCAGAATCCATTTTGCTGTGCCTTTTCCCCAATGGCCTGATGCTGCCAGACCCCGTCGCTggagacgacgacgcgAGCGATGCAAAGCAAGTATACTCTGTTGATTCGGATGCACAGTGCTTGCAGTTCGTGCTATCATTTTTTCGCCGCGCTCAGGAATACTTTTACGGAACGGACACCACGCCTGGTGTGTACCGCGGAGCGGGTCTGAGCCCCCAATACCTCGACTTTGCGGATGCGATGAACGGCGAGATGGTCAATGGGCTCGGTCAACCTTTGCATCTCCCCCTCTTTCACAAACAGGCTGTGATCCTACTGCGCGAAGAGCTCGAGTTCTTCACGATCCCACCCAAAGCCATGGCCCGCACGGCAGCTATGCCGCATACGCCGCCCAATATGCCGCCGAACGCCACGCCTGAATTTACTCAACTCAAGAATGCGTGCGGCGATGCTCTTCTGGCCCGCCGCC encodes:
- a CDS encoding cell division control protein 12 — protein: MTTTTTEPIGISNLPNQRHRIASRRTANFTLMVVGESGTGKTTLINTLFRTELAPGTNYAQRHMTQLDKAVEVDVIRAELEEKQFRVNLTIVDTPGFGDYVNNRDCWVPLIDFIDDQHESYLRQEQQPDRSHLIDTRVHACLYFIAPTGHTLKPLDIEVMKRLSQRVNLIPVIAKADTLTRRDLAVFKERIRNVIHTHGISVFAPPVDAIDEASAEHARALMSSMPFSIIGSTQDVRTHDGRVVRGREYLWGVAEVENEHHCDFKKLRSLLIRTHMLDLITNTEDFHYENYRQTQMETRKYGEPRVKRFENPRFKEEEEALRRKFTDQVKLEEGRFRQWEQHLIAERDRLNKDLETAHSAIKQLESEIESMQMAARTQRR
- a CDS encoding vesicle transport protein SEC22 gives rise to the protein MVLSTHIARVSDSLPLAQSVDDVQGPDLTQYKQQAKLIFRKLTPSSETRCSIDSGPMSLHYLVHPPPSDPSSVVYLTITEASYPRKLAFSYLDELAREFEMSYGRQILQRTLRPYAFVAFDTFMQRTKRLYADSRTAESTAGSHLDKLNEDLQDVQKIMTKNMEDLLWRGDSLDHMSTLSSSLRDESLKYRRAARKINVDAMIRKYAPIGALVLLFLFILYVKFG
- a CDS encoding splicing factor 3A subunit 2; translation: MDFQDRAGNKGAGLASASDAARDRRERLRRLAMETIDVSKDPYILRNHLGSLECRLCLTMHANEGSYLAHTQGKKHQTNLQRRAAMDARSNDVHGQKAATALLAPAPEMPKKTFVKIGRPGYKITKIREPSTPDTEGRVGLLFEVHLPEIKDGVVPLHRFMSSFEQRKEAPNRAWQYLLVAAEPYETIAFKLQSREIDRSHTIILPGTPLPEQHDEPCTWSHWNHVDKTYTIQVLFRPLVS
- a CDS encoding DNA repair and recombination protein RAD52, translating into MAQVESYTRGATRVLRSLMDDDRASKGGREDEATQLSRWSATRLAAMQAVLNQRLGPEFLSQRPGPGGGGRKLTYIEGWRVVDLANEVFGFNGWSTSVRSLDVDFLDVQAETGRCQCGVSAIVRITLQDGAYHEDVGYGHAEGVRGKHAALEKCKKEAITDSIKRGLKTFGRLLGNCLYDQHYTTQLARMSTPARPPLQPRDLYRGPSMKRPAPDDGPTRPPPKAAPVKEPPSDDLWNDDSEAATMALELELEDDMLLRQSQIAQELDENV